In one Candidatus Planktophila vernalis genomic region, the following are encoded:
- a CDS encoding ABC transporter ATP-binding protein, translated as MNVIEVKGLKKSYGQVHAVRGVDLSIPAGEIFALLGPNGAGKTTTVEILEGFRGRDAGEISILGFDPQTQGYAARQWRDRIGIVLQSAADAGDLTVIETVKHFSGYYSKPRNIDEVMNAVGLEDKSGALIRNLSGGQRRRLDVALGIIGSPELLFLDEPTTGFDPEARRAFWALIEQLRGTGTTILLTTHYLDEAEALADRVAVINNGLIVEVSTPAELGGRATAQAVVTWRDGSQIKTEATDNPTAVVARLSAHFGGEIPELAVIRPSLEDIYLTMIGGRDE; from the coding sequence GTGAATGTAATCGAGGTCAAAGGTCTCAAAAAGAGCTACGGCCAGGTGCATGCAGTGCGTGGAGTTGATCTATCAATTCCAGCGGGTGAAATCTTTGCTTTGCTTGGCCCCAATGGTGCGGGTAAAACCACGACCGTTGAAATCTTAGAAGGCTTTAGAGGCCGTGATGCAGGAGAGATTTCCATTCTGGGGTTTGATCCTCAAACTCAGGGATATGCAGCGCGCCAATGGCGTGATCGCATTGGAATAGTTTTGCAATCTGCAGCCGATGCTGGTGATTTAACAGTGATTGAAACAGTGAAACATTTCAGTGGGTATTACTCAAAGCCTCGCAATATTGATGAAGTAATGAACGCTGTTGGATTGGAAGATAAATCTGGCGCACTTATTCGCAATCTCTCTGGTGGTCAGCGCCGACGTTTAGATGTCGCTCTTGGAATTATCGGAAGCCCTGAGCTCCTTTTTCTGGATGAACCAACAACAGGCTTTGATCCTGAAGCACGTAGAGCATTTTGGGCACTTATCGAGCAATTGCGCGGGACTGGAACAACAATTCTGCTCACCACTCACTATTTAGATGAAGCTGAAGCTTTAGCTGATCGTGTGGCAGTTATTAACAATGGCTTGATCGTTGAAGTATCTACGCCTGCTGAATTAGGTGGACGTGCTACTGCTCAAGCAGTTGTGACTTGGCGTGATGGCAGCCAGATAAAAACAGAGGCAACAGATAATCCAACTGCAGTTGTTGCTCGCCTTAGTGCGCATTTTGGTGGAGAGATTCCAGAGCTGGCAGTCATAAGACCTTCACTTGAAGATATCTACCTAACGATGATTGGGGGTAGAGATGAATAA
- a CDS encoding aldehyde dehydrogenase family protein — protein MATKRTPSFDSHNPATGEVAGTYPIMSAKQVSEIVAHARTASAQWQKLGFSARKKVLLSWSNVIINRIDQIAALISLETGKPVGDAKLEVSIAVGHIGWAARHAEEIMRTAYRAPGLLLSNMSATVQRSPLGVVGVIGPWNYPMFTPVGSITYALAAGNTVVFKPSEYTPGVGMWLEETFNEVAPFADVLTTITGLGETGGALCTSGVDKISFTGSTRTAKIVAAQCATTMTPVVLECGGKDPVIVAVDANLERAVDATIWSAMANAGQSCIGAERVYVDERVADKFVELAVQLAETIHAGAPGDGNYGPATMPSQIKVIQSHIKSAIKDGGRCAYGGPESVKPPFVQPVILLDVPEDSAAMREETFGPTIIINRVKSMREAIDLSNASSYGLGANVWSKRQGKKIAAELACGMVAINSTFSFAAVASVPFGGVKDSGYGRVHGPEGLLEYTYARTVVRTRFNVPLNLLSFKRKAKEEKLVITLTRWLKGRFG, from the coding sequence ATGGCTACTAAGCGCACTCCATCATTTGATTCTCATAATCCTGCAACCGGTGAGGTTGCTGGAACATATCCAATAATGAGTGCCAAGCAAGTAAGTGAAATTGTTGCTCATGCACGAACTGCCTCAGCACAGTGGCAAAAACTTGGATTCTCTGCTCGAAAGAAAGTTCTTCTTTCTTGGTCTAATGTGATTATCAATCGAATTGATCAGATTGCAGCATTGATTTCACTTGAAACTGGAAAGCCTGTTGGAGATGCGAAGTTGGAAGTAAGCATTGCTGTGGGCCACATCGGCTGGGCCGCGCGCCATGCAGAAGAGATTATGCGCACTGCTTATCGTGCACCAGGCTTACTTTTGTCGAATATGTCAGCAACAGTGCAGCGCTCTCCTCTTGGAGTTGTCGGTGTCATTGGTCCATGGAACTACCCCATGTTCACACCAGTTGGCTCCATCACCTATGCATTAGCTGCTGGAAACACCGTTGTCTTTAAGCCCAGTGAATACACACCTGGTGTTGGAATGTGGTTAGAGGAAACCTTTAATGAAGTTGCACCCTTTGCTGATGTTCTAACAACTATTACAGGACTAGGTGAAACTGGCGGTGCACTGTGCACAAGCGGCGTCGATAAAATCTCATTTACTGGATCAACTAGAACGGCAAAAATCGTTGCAGCACAATGTGCAACAACTATGACTCCTGTTGTTTTGGAGTGCGGCGGAAAAGACCCAGTAATCGTTGCCGTTGATGCCAATCTTGAGCGGGCAGTTGATGCAACTATCTGGTCTGCCATGGCTAATGCTGGGCAATCATGTATTGGTGCAGAGCGTGTGTATGTTGATGAAAGAGTGGCCGATAAGTTTGTAGAACTAGCGGTCCAATTAGCTGAAACAATTCATGCAGGTGCACCAGGTGATGGAAACTATGGACCTGCAACGATGCCTTCTCAAATCAAAGTTATTCAATCCCACATTAAGAGTGCAATCAAAGATGGTGGAAGGTGTGCCTATGGTGGTCCAGAATCTGTTAAGCCACCATTTGTTCAGCCAGTTATCTTGTTAGATGTGCCCGAGGATTCAGCGGCAATGCGAGAAGAAACTTTCGGACCAACAATAATTATCAATCGTGTGAAGAGTATGCGCGAGGCCATTGATCTCTCTAATGCATCTAGCTATGGCTTAGGTGCCAATGTTTGGTCTAAACGTCAAGGCAAAAAGATTGCTGCCGAGTTGGCATGTGGAATGGTTGCCATTAACTCAACGTTTTCATTTGCTGCCGTTGCTTCTGTGCCATTTGGTGGCGTGAAAGACAGTGGTTATGGACGTGTCCATGGACCTGAAGGCTTACTCGAATACACCTATGCCCGCACAGTAGTTCGCACTCGCTTTAATGTTCCACTTAATCTTTTAAGTTTTAAGCGCAAAGCTAAAGAAGAGAAGTTAGTTATTACCTTGACTCGTTGGTTAAAGGGACGCTTCGGTTAA
- a CDS encoding alpha/beta hydrolase produces the protein MAEIIRPSTVLPALRTPFHVLTSDGVDLIGEVASPLGQSKGAILTLHPLPTAGGMMDSHVYKKAANRLPAMAGISVVRFNTRGTSSEAGTSSGAFDNGGAEGLDVQAMINYCFDVLALENLWIVGWSFGTDLALRHAKDPRHQGLILLSPPLRTTTNEELFYWNSDPRPITAIVPEHDDYLKPDAARERFAIVPKLRIIPVDDAKHLWVGEPSVHRVLSEINTIVTGDTSPLPLEY, from the coding sequence ATGGCCGAGATAATCAGACCCAGCACAGTGTTGCCGGCCCTTCGCACACCGTTTCATGTTCTTACTAGTGATGGCGTGGATTTAATCGGAGAAGTCGCATCACCCTTAGGTCAATCAAAAGGGGCGATTTTAACTCTGCATCCACTGCCAACTGCAGGGGGAATGATGGATAGTCACGTTTATAAGAAAGCAGCAAACCGCCTACCTGCTATGGCCGGGATAAGCGTTGTTCGCTTCAACACACGTGGAACATCATCTGAGGCTGGAACAAGCTCTGGTGCATTTGATAACGGTGGAGCAGAAGGCCTAGATGTTCAGGCAATGATTAATTATTGCTTCGATGTTTTAGCGTTAGAAAACCTTTGGATTGTTGGTTGGTCATTTGGAACAGATCTAGCTTTGCGCCATGCCAAAGATCCACGCCATCAAGGCTTGATTCTTCTTAGCCCACCGCTTCGCACAACAACTAATGAAGAGCTTTTTTATTGGAATAGTGATCCACGACCAATAACTGCCATTGTGCCAGAACACGATGATTACCTGAAACCAGATGCTGCTAGAGAGCGCTTTGCAATCGTGCCTAAGTTAAGAATTATTCCAGTAGATGATGCCAAGCATCTGTGGGTAGGCGAACCTTCAGTTCACCGCGTGCTATCTGAAATCAACACCATTGTTACTGGTGATACAAGCCCACTACCTCTTGAGTATTAA
- a CDS encoding AI-2E family transporter gives MAIKERIKKVTKRAAKPAQSPADYGVAGVPINRSHPYYFGFVATLGALTAIVLMRALASVSQIFILILIALFLAMGLNPAVEALRRRNMSRVTAVTIIFTSVIAFVVFFALVVAPPVISQGTQLINKAPTLLADLTNNATINQLNDQYGIIDTLQSKLTSVTSDGTLLISAFGGVIGVGKSVLSGFFTFLTILVLTLYFITSLPQAVNLGLSLVPASRRARVGHLTNAIIARVGSFVGSQIVIAAMASVFVFVLSLVLGLPSPIAIGMIVFVCGLIPLVGHFLGSGIVTIIALTQSIAIGVIAFVAYVVYVQIENYVVTPRIMKRTLAVPGAVTIISALIGSSLLGLVGGLLAVPVAASIILILDEVVIPRANNS, from the coding sequence ATGGCAATTAAAGAGCGAATTAAGAAGGTTACCAAGCGAGCAGCCAAACCTGCACAATCTCCTGCAGATTACGGAGTTGCAGGTGTTCCAATCAATAGATCCCATCCGTATTACTTTGGATTTGTTGCAACGTTAGGTGCACTAACAGCAATCGTGTTAATGCGCGCACTTGCTAGCGTCTCTCAAATATTTATTTTGATCCTGATTGCGCTGTTCTTAGCAATGGGTCTTAATCCAGCAGTTGAAGCTCTGCGCCGTCGCAATATGTCACGTGTTACTGCAGTAACAATCATCTTCACCTCAGTTATTGCATTTGTAGTCTTTTTTGCCCTCGTTGTTGCCCCTCCTGTAATTTCTCAGGGAACCCAACTCATCAATAAGGCACCTACTCTCTTAGCTGATTTAACAAATAATGCAACGATTAATCAGCTCAATGATCAATATGGAATTATCGATACCCTGCAAAGCAAACTGACCTCAGTAACTTCAGATGGAACATTGTTAATTTCAGCGTTCGGTGGAGTTATAGGTGTTGGTAAATCAGTTCTTTCAGGATTTTTCACTTTCCTCACAATCCTGGTTCTGACTCTCTATTTCATCACTTCTCTACCTCAGGCCGTTAACCTTGGACTTTCATTAGTTCCAGCTAGTCGCCGGGCACGAGTAGGTCACCTCACTAACGCCATCATTGCTCGTGTGGGTTCATTTGTGGGTAGCCAAATAGTTATTGCAGCTATGGCTTCTGTCTTTGTTTTCGTGCTCTCACTAGTACTAGGTCTTCCTTCACCAATAGCAATTGGAATGATTGTTTTTGTCTGTGGATTGATTCCATTAGTAGGACATTTCTTAGGCTCTGGTATTGTCACAATAATCGCACTCACTCAATCAATTGCCATTGGTGTAATCGCTTTTGTTGCATACGTGGTTTATGTGCAAATTGAAAACTATGTTGTAACACCACGCATTATGAAAAGAACTTTGGCCGTTCCTGGAGCAGTAACAATTATCTCTGCCTTGATTGGTTCATCACTCTTGGGACTTGTCGGCGGATTACTTGCCGTACCTGTTGCAGCTTCGATCATTCTGATTTTGGATGAAGTCGTAATCCCTCGCGCTAATAACTCTTAA